One region of Clostridiales bacterium genomic DNA includes:
- a CDS encoding ABC transporter ATP-binding protein/permease — MLHTLSRSLRENKGPALVTVLLSALEVVFEIVIPLYMSNLIDFGIEGGSMAAVWKFGAFLLLLAAFQLATGVLAARIAARASVGFGANLREDMYNNVQTFAFSNIDKFSTASIVTRLTTDVTNVQNAFQMLMRMAIRAPVMLIFSMIVSFRISRDISMTFLIILPILAVALFFIIRSVFPVFTRVFRTYDELNNVVQENVRGIRVVKSFNQEQHEIRKFGAISERIYKDFSKGERLITLNAPLMQSCIYACMIIISWLGAKAIIASGNDPALGLTTGNLTALITYAMQILSSLMMLSMVFAMLTISLSSARRIAEVIEEKTDIQNPEHPVMAVRDGAIDFDHVSFVYASKADKKVLDDIDLHIRSGETIGIIGGTGASKSSLVQLIPRLYDVTGGRLTLGGVDVRDYDLETLRNAVAMVLQKNELFSGTIKENLRWGNENATDEELRHACVLACADEFISAMPDGYDTHIEQGGTNVSGGQKQRLCIARALLKKPKVLILDDSTSAVDTRTDAQIQQSLSAYIPETTKIIIAQRISSVQNADRIVVLDDGHIDAVGCHDELLRTCEIYREVYESQQKGGEDDA, encoded by the coding sequence ATGCTTCATACATTGTCCCGCAGTCTGCGGGAAAACAAAGGCCCCGCGCTCGTGACGGTCCTGCTCTCGGCGCTGGAGGTCGTGTTTGAGATCGTGATCCCGCTGTATATGTCCAACCTCATCGACTTCGGTATTGAGGGCGGCAGTATGGCGGCGGTCTGGAAGTTCGGCGCATTTTTGCTGCTGCTGGCGGCGTTCCAGCTCGCGACCGGCGTGCTCGCGGCGCGTATCGCAGCGCGCGCGTCCGTCGGCTTCGGCGCGAACCTGCGCGAAGATATGTACAACAACGTGCAGACCTTCGCATTTTCCAACATCGACAAGTTTTCCACTGCGTCCATCGTCACGCGCCTGACGACGGATGTCACGAACGTGCAGAACGCCTTTCAGATGCTCATGCGTATGGCGATCCGTGCGCCGGTCATGCTGATTTTTTCCATGATCGTGTCGTTCCGCATCAGCCGTGATATCTCCATGACATTTCTCATCATCCTGCCGATCCTTGCCGTGGCGCTGTTTTTCATCATCCGCAGCGTGTTCCCGGTCTTCACGCGCGTTTTCCGCACATATGACGAGCTCAATAACGTCGTGCAGGAAAATGTCCGCGGTATCCGTGTCGTGAAGTCCTTTAATCAGGAGCAGCACGAGATCCGCAAGTTCGGCGCCATTTCCGAGCGCATCTATAAGGACTTTTCCAAGGGCGAGCGGCTCATCACGCTCAACGCGCCACTGATGCAGTCATGTATCTACGCGTGCATGATCATCATCTCCTGGCTCGGTGCCAAGGCCATCATCGCCAGCGGCAATGACCCGGCGCTCGGCCTGACGACCGGCAACCTCACCGCGCTCATCACCTATGCTATGCAGATCCTCTCGAGCCTGATGATGCTGTCGATGGTCTTTGCCATGCTGACGATCTCGCTCTCGTCCGCGCGCCGCATCGCCGAGGTGATCGAGGAAAAGACGGACATTCAAAATCCGGAGCACCCGGTTATGGCCGTGCGCGACGGCGCCATTGATTTTGACCATGTGAGTTTTGTCTACGCCTCCAAGGCGGACAAAAAGGTGCTCGATGACATTGATCTGCACATCCGCTCCGGCGAGACGATCGGCATCATCGGCGGCACGGGCGCGTCCAAATCCTCGCTCGTGCAGCTCATCCCGCGTCTGTACGATGTCACCGGCGGCAGGCTGACGCTCGGCGGCGTGGACGTGCGCGATTATGATCTGGAGACGCTGCGCAACGCCGTTGCCATGGTGCTGCAGAAAAACGAGCTGTTTTCCGGAACGATCAAGGAAAACCTCCGCTGGGGCAACGAAAACGCCACGGACGAGGAGCTCCGTCACGCCTGCGTGCTCGCGTGTGCGGATGAGTTCATCTCCGCCATGCCGGACGGTTATGACACCCATATCGAGCAGGGCGGCACGAATGTCTCCGGCGGCCAGAAGCAGCGCCTGTGCATCGCCCGCGCGCTGCTGAAAAAGCCGAAGGTGCTCATTCTCGACGACTCGACGAGCGCCGTCGACACGCGCACGGATGCGCAGATCCAGCAGTCCCTTTCCGCCTATATCCCGGAGACGACGAAGATCATCATCGCGCAGCGCATCAGCTCCGTGCAGAACGCGGACCGTATCGTCGTGCTCGATGACGGCCACATTGACGCCGTCGGCTGCCACGATGAGCTGCTGCGCACGTGCGAAATTTACCGCGAGGTCTATGAGTCCCAGCAGAAGGGAGGCGAGGACGATGCCTGA
- a CDS encoding MarR family transcriptional regulator translates to MEQFQIGCLLKMITDKIKMRADADLAQQGLTLTQSRVLGYLNHNGGQATQKEIEGFLQVSHPTVAGIIGRMEQNGFVYCWLDPSDKRSKIVCQTERAAAIAQDMHATIQATEQQMLRSLTPEQIAALESALRTIYADLG, encoded by the coding sequence ATGGAGCAATTTCAAATCGGATGTCTATTAAAAATGATCACGGATAAGATCAAAATGCGGGCAGATGCCGATCTCGCGCAGCAGGGGCTGACGCTGACGCAAAGCCGTGTACTGGGCTATCTGAACCACAACGGCGGGCAGGCGACGCAAAAGGAGATCGAAGGATTCCTGCAGGTGTCGCACCCGACGGTGGCCGGCATCATCGGCCGCATGGAGCAAAACGGCTTTGTGTACTGTTGGCTTGACCCGTCAGATAAACGCAGCAAGATCGTCTGCCAAACGGAGCGCGCTGCCGCGATCGCGCAGGATATGCACGCCACGATCCAGGCAACGGAGCAGCAGATGCTGCGCTCGCTGACGCCGGAACAGATCGCGGCGCTGGAATCGGCCCTGCGCACGATCTATGCCGACCTCGGCTGA
- a CDS encoding 2-hydroxyacyl-CoA dehydratase family protein yields MSNKRIGCENFGKFYTEGKVRNRREWRGVTDTLYDYSRWLHNWITMAKMVSKPRNIKAMFRYRWMANYLAVPMMVDRHTQGLRDEYLRICHLEQDLIIEDVAKLLDGLFRGDRRIGKDKKFSDKVVLVDENEMTAVMMGFPTLKGLSRETPSTYVSVLLNQHAAEHYIDVAQEYGLAGDVCPMPEAEAGVSIDDDAPVLGACAVQCNTTCDGSLLGNGVISKRLELEDGIPVFQLAAPLRHREDDVQDYAAQEIKNAIAFIEEHTGEKWDWKAYFECAERVNYATKCRLEWLEMNKTDYPQVFGSNLALYTETNYMAICGKVPAFREVDRKITQLAERAYRKQKKAANEYRHRAIVWGVQSHFYMDFLVWLLNCWGIVPLTDMLSMVSTRELVTEDTPENREQAYYDMAWLTENMIMRNRTHGGYKVLLDELWEFCEQFNADMVILWEHMSCKALDGMHGLFEERAREHGIHLIWVTHDLFDPRVVSRQGVRQQVNDYMRTVMQEEPVDPSLEILKDDKSW; encoded by the coding sequence ATGTCCAACAAGAGAATCGGCTGTGAAAACTTCGGTAAGTTCTATACCGAGGGCAAGGTCCGCAACCGCCGCGAGTGGCGCGGCGTGACCGACACTCTCTATGATTATTCCCGCTGGCTGCACAACTGGATCACCATGGCGAAGATGGTCTCCAAGCCGCGCAACATCAAGGCCATGTTCCGCTATCGCTGGATGGCCAACTATCTGGCCGTGCCCATGATGGTCGACCGCCACACCCAGGGCCTGCGCGATGAATATCTGCGCATCTGCCACCTGGAGCAGGATCTTATCATCGAGGACGTGGCAAAGCTGCTCGACGGTCTCTTCCGCGGCGACCGCCGCATCGGCAAGGACAAGAAATTCTCCGACAAGGTCGTGCTCGTGGACGAAAACGAGATGACCGCCGTCATGATGGGCTTCCCGACGCTCAAGGGCCTGAGCCGTGAGACGCCGTCGACCTATGTCTCCGTGCTGCTCAACCAGCACGCAGCCGAGCATTATATCGACGTCGCGCAGGAGTACGGCCTCGCGGGCGATGTCTGCCCGATGCCGGAGGCGGAGGCCGGTGTGTCCATCGACGACGACGCGCCGGTGCTCGGCGCGTGCGCCGTGCAGTGCAACACGACGTGCGACGGCTCTCTGCTCGGAAACGGCGTCATTTCCAAGCGCCTCGAGCTTGAGGACGGCATTCCGGTGTTCCAGCTGGCAGCGCCCCTGCGCCACCGCGAGGACGACGTGCAGGATTACGCCGCGCAGGAGATCAAAAATGCCATCGCCTTCATCGAGGAGCACACCGGCGAGAAGTGGGACTGGAAGGCGTACTTCGAGTGCGCCGAGCGCGTGAACTACGCCACCAAGTGCCGCCTCGAGTGGCTGGAGATGAACAAGACCGACTATCCGCAGGTCTTTGGCTCCAACCTTGCGCTGTACACGGAGACGAACTACATGGCCATCTGCGGCAAGGTCCCCGCGTTCCGCGAAGTCGATCGCAAGATCACGCAGCTCGCCGAGCGCGCCTACCGCAAGCAGAAGAAGGCCGCCAACGAGTACCGCCACCGCGCCATCGTCTGGGGCGTGCAGTCGCACTTTTACATGGACTTCCTCGTCTGGCTGCTCAACTGCTGGGGCATCGTGCCGCTGACGGATATGCTCTCCATGGTCTCAACGCGCGAACTCGTCACGGAGGACACGCCCGAAAACCGCGAGCAGGCGTATTACGACATGGCCTGGCTGACAGAGAACATGATCATGCGCAACCGCACCCACGGCGGCTACAAGGTCCTCCTCGACGAGCTCTGGGAGTTCTGCGAGCAGTTCAACGCCGACATGGTCATCCTCTGGGAGCACATGAGCTGCAAGGCGCTCGACGGCATGCACGGCCTGTTTGAGGAGCGCGCCCGTGAGCACGGCATCCACCTCATCTGGGTCACGCACGATCTGTTTGACCCGCGCGTGGTCTCGCGTCAGGGCGTGCGCCAGCAGGTCAATGATTACATGCGCACCGTCATGCAGGAAGAGCCTGTGGATCCGAGCCTGGAGATCCTGAAGGACGACAAGTCCTGGTAA
- a CDS encoding 2-hydroxyacyl-CoA dehydratase family protein has product MKDLKHLLYFENLLQEAHNDLIAQAQNEGKICVAYACENTPEPLLNLPGSFSTRLRAPRTGSMEMATYYMTSFLCEYSRALLERAIEGGYNFADCMITPDGCSMMNRAVENMELLKTMGKDKPKFFFEYMEIPMKADDNGLNLYVLQCRNHILTPLHDVYGIDVSDEAIRKSVAEHNRVCELIRAIGEYRKGPNPRITGYEFHVITLATYVAPKYLLIDKLEETLKELKTRRPDKKTPYRARVVVVGSEVDDIDFIKLVEETGAYVCADRFCYGSFPGRDPIVLTDDEDALTQICRQYMNRAQCPRYMNMPKMIGRREYVNQLAKEYEADGIIYEQIKFCDPWAYERMLGSHILNDDYGYPVLSVDRPYNIASSGQMRTRVQAFVESMEIKKIQGGKQ; this is encoded by the coding sequence ATGAAAGACCTGAAACATCTTTTGTACTTCGAAAACCTTTTGCAGGAAGCGCACAATGACCTGATCGCTCAGGCGCAGAACGAGGGGAAGATCTGCGTTGCCTATGCCTGCGAAAACACGCCCGAGCCGCTGCTGAACCTGCCCGGCTCGTTCTCAACGCGCCTGCGCGCGCCGCGCACCGGCTCTATGGAAATGGCCACATATTATATGACCAGCTTCCTGTGCGAGTACAGCCGCGCGCTGCTCGAGCGCGCCATTGAAGGCGGCTACAACTTTGCCGACTGCATGATTACGCCGGACGGCTGCTCGATGATGAACCGCGCCGTGGAGAACATGGAGCTGCTCAAGACCATGGGCAAGGACAAGCCGAAGTTCTTCTTCGAGTACATGGAGATCCCAATGAAGGCGGACGACAACGGCCTGAACCTGTACGTCCTGCAGTGCCGCAACCATATCCTCACGCCGCTGCACGATGTCTATGGCATCGACGTCTCGGATGAGGCCATCCGCAAGTCTGTCGCCGAGCACAACCGCGTGTGCGAGCTCATCCGCGCCATCGGCGAGTACCGCAAGGGCCCCAATCCGCGCATCACGGGCTACGAATTCCACGTCATCACGCTTGCGACCTATGTCGCGCCGAAGTATCTGCTCATCGACAAACTCGAGGAGACGCTCAAGGAGCTCAAGACCCGCCGCCCGGACAAGAAGACCCCCTACCGCGCGCGTGTGGTCGTCGTCGGCTCTGAGGTCGATGACATTGACTTCATCAAGCTCGTCGAGGAGACCGGTGCGTACGTCTGCGCCGACCGCTTCTGCTACGGCTCGTTCCCGGGCCGCGACCCGATCGTGCTGACGGACGATGAGGACGCGCTGACCCAGATCTGCCGCCAGTACATGAACCGCGCCCAGTGCCCGCGCTATATGAACATGCCCAAGATGATCGGCCGCCGCGAATACGTCAATCAGCTCGCCAAGGAGTACGAGGCCGACGGCATCATTTACGAGCAGATCAAGTTCTGCGATCCATGGGCGTATGAGCGCATGCTCGGCTCGCACATCCTCAACGATGACTACGGCTATCCCGTTTTGTCCGTTGACCGCCCGTATAACATCGCTTCCTCCGGCCAGATGCGCACCCGTGTGCAGGCATTCGTGGAAAGCATGGAGATCAAGAAGATTCAAGGGGGGAAACAGTGA
- a CDS encoding hydrogenase maturation nickel metallochaperone HypA, with product MHELSIVTYVVKQVQEIAKENNLTEIESVTLEFGEVSGIVPEYLEDCWNWYTKKEPIIQGTKFLYEIIPAVTWCDDCKTTYPTVQYGKTCPHCGSGNTWLQQGNEINIKQIEAR from the coding sequence ATGCACGAGCTGAGTATCGTTACTTATGTCGTCAAGCAGGTGCAGGAGATTGCCAAGGAAAACAACCTCACCGAGATCGAGTCGGTCACGCTCGAATTCGGTGAGGTCTCCGGCATTGTGCCGGAATATCTCGAGGACTGCTGGAACTGGTATACCAAGAAGGAGCCAATCATTCAGGGCACGAAATTCCTGTATGAGATCATTCCGGCCGTCACCTGGTGCGACGACTGTAAGACCACTTACCCGACCGTACAATACGGCAAGACCTGCCCGCACTGCGGCAGCGGCAACACCTGGCTGCAGCAGGGCAATGAGATCAATATCAAACAGATCGAGGCGCGCTGA
- a CDS encoding FAD-dependent oxidoreductase: protein MTKDEKIAKLGKEITDRATVLLGKDKITPDAPEYLGINSALKFTAVKYDEKMADDILDIALTMKKRVPLTIEQLAKKNPQFDRAYLEKAMQAISESGLVEFHWENLDGKNPNHEKRWVLDMFVPGSAEIMMINPEQADMFPETADFFERMAYLPLAGITEMVPPGGAGIGMHVIPVEKAIPAESKSLPIEHLSHWLKKYEGHIGVSVCSCRKQQRIRGEGSGDVEGEWCIGVGDFADYCRETNHGHDITYEEAMEILQKAEDRGYVHQITNIDGENKIFGICNCAVGVCNALRTSQLFNTPNLSASAYVAESDPEKCVACGKCVETCPAGAVRLGQKLCTKEGPIQYPHHELPDDTKWGEDHWNKNYRNENGCIQTWPTGTAPCKAACPAHIAIQGYIKMAGDGRYADALKLIKKDNPFPAVCGSICRKYCEDACTRGTVDEPLAIDEIKKFIAEQDMKAEHRYVPPMNSCTHEKFDQKVAIIGGGPAGMSCAYFLAIEGYSPVVFEKEAVPGGMLVNGIPSFRIGKDVVKSEIDVLREMGVEFKCGVEVGKDITIQQLREEGYQAFYVAVGLQQASKLNIAGEDLKGVKSGLDFLREVNAGKLKKLTGDVVVIGGGNAAIDVARAALRLTKGSVNMYCLEKDEEMPTVPDEKNAGIADGVVINNSWAPKAILGEGGKVTGIELMRCVSVRDASGKFAPVYDENETITVPCSNVLVAIGQRSVYGDVLAGTAAETADGRLIAHDAVTFQSNEPDIFVGGDCATGPKYTIDAIATGREGAVSIHRFVNKGQTLTIHRNTREFKELNKDDIVLPTEKIKKPARAAVAIDSKKVRTMQDDRVTFTEEQIRSEASRCLSCGRSVVDPNKCIGCGICTTKCEFDAIHLKRVRPQNSKMIPAEDKFKAIGPYAAKRQVKIIKKSLAEKKK, encoded by the coding sequence ATGACAAAAGACGAGAAAATTGCAAAGCTCGGCAAAGAAATCACGGATCGCGCAACGGTCCTGCTCGGCAAGGACAAGATCACGCCGGATGCCCCGGAGTATCTGGGCATCAACTCCGCCCTGAAGTTCACGGCGGTGAAGTATGATGAGAAGATGGCGGACGATATCCTCGATATCGCCCTGACGATGAAAAAGCGCGTGCCGCTCACGATCGAGCAGCTCGCAAAGAAAAACCCGCAGTTCGACAGAGCCTATCTGGAAAAAGCGATGCAGGCTATCAGCGAGAGCGGTCTGGTCGAGTTCCATTGGGAGAACCTCGACGGCAAGAACCCGAACCATGAGAAACGCTGGGTGCTGGACATGTTCGTCCCCGGCAGTGCCGAGATCATGATGATCAATCCCGAGCAGGCGGACATGTTCCCGGAGACGGCAGACTTCTTCGAGCGCATGGCGTATCTGCCGCTGGCGGGCATCACCGAGATGGTGCCTCCCGGAGGCGCCGGCATCGGCATGCACGTCATCCCGGTCGAAAAGGCCATCCCGGCCGAGAGCAAGTCTCTGCCGATCGAGCACCTGTCCCACTGGCTGAAGAAGTACGAGGGCCACATCGGCGTGTCCGTGTGCTCCTGCCGCAAGCAGCAGCGCATCCGCGGCGAGGGCTCCGGCGACGTGGAAGGCGAGTGGTGCATCGGCGTCGGCGACTTCGCCGACTACTGCCGCGAGACGAACCACGGCCACGACATCACCTATGAAGAGGCCATGGAGATCCTCCAGAAGGCCGAGGACCGCGGCTATGTCCACCAGATCACGAACATCGACGGTGAGAACAAGATCTTCGGCATCTGCAACTGCGCCGTCGGCGTCTGCAACGCGCTGCGCACCAGCCAGCTGTTCAACACGCCGAACCTGTCCGCCTCCGCCTACGTGGCCGAGAGCGACCCGGAAAAGTGCGTTGCCTGCGGCAAGTGCGTAGAGACCTGCCCGGCTGGTGCTGTCCGCCTCGGTCAGAAGCTCTGCACGAAGGAAGGCCCCATCCAGTATCCGCACCATGAGCTGCCGGACGACACCAAGTGGGGCGAGGATCACTGGAACAAGAATTACCGCAACGAGAACGGATGCATCCAGACCTGGCCGACCGGCACGGCGCCCTGCAAGGCTGCCTGCCCGGCGCACATCGCCATCCAGGGCTACATCAAGATGGCGGGCGACGGCCGCTATGCCGACGCGCTCAAGCTCATCAAGAAGGACAACCCGTTCCCGGCTGTCTGCGGTAGCATCTGCAGAAAGTACTGCGAGGATGCCTGCACCCGCGGCACCGTCGACGAGCCGCTGGCCATCGACGAGATCAAGAAGTTCATTGCCGAGCAGGACATGAAGGCCGAGCACCGCTACGTGCCGCCCATGAACTCCTGCACGCATGAGAAGTTTGACCAGAAGGTCGCCATCATCGGCGGCGGCCCGGCCGGTATGTCCTGCGCCTACTTCCTGGCCATCGAGGGCTACAGCCCGGTCGTGTTCGAGAAGGAAGCCGTGCCCGGCGGCATGCTCGTCAACGGCATTCCGAGCTTCCGCATCGGCAAGGACGTGGTCAAGTCCGAGATCGATGTGCTGCGCGAGATGGGCGTGGAGTTCAAATGCGGCGTCGAAGTCGGCAAGGACATCACCATCCAGCAGCTGCGCGAAGAGGGCTACCAGGCGTTCTACGTCGCGGTCGGCCTGCAGCAGGCGTCGAAGCTCAACATCGCCGGCGAGGATCTCAAGGGCGTCAAGAGCGGTCTCGACTTCCTGCGTGAAGTCAACGCTGGCAAGCTCAAGAAGCTCACGGGCGATGTGGTCGTCATCGGCGGCGGCAACGCGGCCATCGACGTGGCGCGCGCGGCCCTGCGTCTGACCAAGGGCAGCGTGAACATGTACTGCCTCGAGAAGGACGAAGAGATGCCCACCGTTCCGGACGAGAAGAACGCCGGCATCGCCGACGGCGTCGTCATCAACAACTCCTGGGCGCCGAAGGCCATCCTCGGCGAGGGCGGCAAGGTCACCGGCATCGAGCTGATGCGCTGCGTGTCCGTCCGCGACGCGAGCGGCAAGTTCGCCCCGGTCTATGACGAGAATGAGACCATCACCGTCCCGTGCTCCAACGTTCTGGTCGCCATCGGCCAGCGCTCGGTCTACGGCGACGTTCTGGCCGGCACCGCGGCGGAGACGGCTGACGGCCGCCTGATCGCACACGACGCCGTGACGTTCCAGTCCAACGAGCCCGATATCTTCGTCGGCGGCGACTGCGCCACCGGCCCGAAGTACACGATCGACGCGATCGCGACCGGCCGCGAGGGCGCGGTGTCCATCCACCGCTTCGTCAACAAGGGCCAGACCCTGACGATCCACCGCAACACCCGCGAGTTCAAGGAGCTCAACAAGGACGATATCGTTCTGCCGACCGAGAAGATCAAAAAGCCCGCGCGTGCCGCCGTTGCCATCGACAGCAAGAAGGTGCGCACCATGCAGGACGACCGCGTGACGTTCACCGAAGAGCAGATCCGCTCCGAGGCGTCCCGCTGCCTGAGCTGCGGCCGCAGCGTCGTCGATCCGAACAAGTGCATCGGCTGCGGCATCTGCACGACCAAGTGCGAATTCGACGCGATCCACCTCAAGCGCGTGCGTCCGCAAAACAGCAAGATGATCCCGGCCGAGGACAAGTTCAAGGCCATCGGCCCCTATGCCGCCAAGCGTCAGGTGAAGATCATCAAGAAGTCCCTGGCGGAAAAGAAAAAGTAA
- a CDS encoding TetR/AcrR family transcriptional regulator codes for MQDSSWKFKEEVAETAISLFKRDGYNNVTVNDICKACGISRSVFYSSFNGKRSILEYMVEKPQHNDDKSFMKFAHADNDFERIWQLFDRFITIAYDFGPELTSTLFIMQFESPEGIRTAIHALDDLFATLANNCAKAGIIDTEEPPDLLSRIATDLVCHELYVWCSQKGNFSLRARARQYAEVAYHVKPEYRMPAEQRDAL; via the coding sequence GTGCAAGATTCTTCCTGGAAATTCAAAGAGGAAGTCGCGGAAACAGCCATTTCCCTCTTTAAGCGCGACGGATATAACAACGTGACCGTCAACGACATCTGCAAGGCATGCGGTATCTCCCGCTCCGTCTTTTACTCCTCTTTCAACGGCAAACGCAGCATCCTCGAATACATGGTGGAAAAACCGCAGCACAATGACGACAAGAGCTTCATGAAGTTTGCGCACGCAGATAATGACTTTGAGCGCATCTGGCAGCTGTTCGACCGGTTCATCACGATCGCTTACGACTTCGGCCCGGAACTGACGAGCACACTCTTCATCATGCAGTTCGAGTCGCCCGAAGGCATCCGCACGGCCATCCATGCGCTGGACGATCTGTTTGCAACGCTGGCCAATAACTGCGCCAAGGCGGGCATTATCGACACGGAAGAGCCGCCGGATCTGCTGTCGCGCATCGCGACGGATCTGGTCTGCCATGAGCTCTATGTCTGGTGCAGTCAAAAGGGCAACTTCTCGCTGCGCGCACGTGCGCGGCAGTATGCCGAGGTCGCCTACCACGTCAAACCGGAATACCGCATGCCGGCCGAACAGCGGGATGCTCTGTGA
- the guaA gene encoding glutamine-hydrolyzing GMP synthase, with translation MPNQSVIVLDFGGQYNQLIARRVRECNVYCEVKPNTMTVDEIRAFDPIGIIFTGGPQSVYAEGSPQVDPEIFRLGIPILGICYGCQLMAQYLGGEVTAAGKDTAREYGKTETWFDTDCRLFRGLPEQSITWMSHGDYMAKVPDSFRLVAHSDACPTVGICDEARGFYGVQFHPEVNHTEYGQAMLRNFLYEVCGATGDWTMGDFMRKSIEDIRAKVGDGKVLLALSGGVDSSVAAALLAEAVGNQLTCIFVDHGLLRKNEGDEVEAAFQNWDINFVRVNAEERFLTRLKDVSDPETKRKIIGEEFIRVFEEEGKKIGSVDYLAQGTIYPDVIESGTNVAAVIKSHHNVGGLPDFVDFKEIIEPLRLLFKDEVRALGRELGLPEYLVMRQPFPGPGLAIRCLGAVSKDKLDILRDADFIFRDEIAKAHLEQTMNQYFAVLTNMRSVGVMGDGRTYDYTLALRSVTTTDFMTANWTRIPYDVLDRVSVRIVNEVKGINRIVYDITSKPPATIEWE, from the coding sequence ATGCCGAATCAGTCTGTCATCGTCCTCGATTTCGGAGGACAGTATAACCAGCTTATTGCGCGCCGCGTGCGCGAGTGCAATGTCTATTGCGAAGTCAAGCCGAACACCATGACCGTGGATGAGATCCGCGCCTTTGACCCCATCGGCATCATCTTCACCGGCGGCCCGCAGAGCGTGTACGCCGAAGGTTCGCCGCAGGTTGATCCGGAGATCTTTCGGCTCGGCATCCCCATCCTCGGTATTTGCTACGGCTGCCAGCTCATGGCGCAGTATCTCGGTGGGGAAGTAACCGCCGCCGGGAAGGACACCGCGCGCGAGTACGGCAAGACGGAGACATGGTTTGACACCGATTGCCGTCTGTTCCGCGGCCTGCCGGAGCAGAGCATTACGTGGATGAGTCACGGGGACTATATGGCCAAGGTGCCGGATTCGTTCCGGCTTGTGGCGCATTCGGATGCCTGCCCGACGGTCGGTATCTGCGATGAAGCGCGCGGCTTCTACGGCGTGCAGTTCCACCCCGAGGTCAACCACACCGAGTACGGACAGGCCATGCTGCGCAACTTCCTGTATGAGGTCTGCGGCGCGACCGGCGACTGGACGATGGGCGACTTCATGCGCAAGTCCATTGAGGACATCCGCGCCAAGGTCGGCGACGGCAAGGTGCTTCTGGCACTTTCCGGCGGTGTGGATTCTTCGGTCGCGGCCGCGCTGCTGGCGGAGGCGGTCGGCAATCAGCTCACGTGCATTTTTGTCGATCACGGTCTGCTGCGCAAGAACGAGGGCGACGAGGTCGAGGCTGCGTTCCAGAATTGGGACATCAACTTCGTGCGCGTCAACGCGGAAGAGCGTTTCCTCACGCGCCTGAAGGACGTCTCCGATCCGGAGACGAAGCGCAAGATCATCGGCGAGGAGTTCATCCGCGTCTTTGAGGAAGAGGGCAAGAAGATCGGCTCGGTCGACTATCTGGCTCAGGGTACGATCTATCCCGACGTGATCGAATCCGGCACGAATGTCGCTGCCGTCATCAAGAGCCACCACAACGTCGGCGGTCTGCCGGACTTTGTGGACTTCAAGGAGATTATTGAGCCGCTGCGTCTGCTGTTTAAGGACGAGGTGCGCGCGCTCGGCCGTGAGCTCGGCCTGCCGGAGTATCTGGTCATGCGCCAGCCGTTCCCGGGCCCGGGTCTGGCCATCCGCTGTCTCGGTGCGGTGTCCAAGGACAAGCTGGACATCCTGCGCGACGCGGACTTCATCTTCCGCGACGAGATCGCCAAGGCGCACCTGGAGCAGACGATGAATCAGTACTTCGCGGTGCTGACGAATATGCGCTCTGTCGGTGTTATGGGCGACGGCCGCACGTATGACTATACGCTCGCGCTGCGCAGTGTCACGACGACGGACTTCATGACTGCCAACTGGACGCGCATCCCGTATGATGTGCTCGACCGCGTCTCCGTGCGCATCGTCAACGAGGTCAAGGGCATCAACCGCATCGTCTATGATATTACGTCCAAACCGCCCGCCACGATCGAGTGGGAATAA